ATGCCAATAACACATATTCCAGATTCATTGTTAATGACGTTACCATGAATTAAAATGAAACCATCATAGGCCTTTATGAGGCCTTGAGATGTTGGCAAACACTCTATGACTAACTGTTATATCAGAGATGTAAACAGCATGCACTAAAGTGCACGAGAGGCACAGATGACCGAGTTTTGGTGCTGGTGGGGCTGGAATCTCATTTATGTTTACTAACACCGCTGACACGTTACGCTATCCTCAAGATGTGAGCTGAGTTGTGAGTTTATATCCTACACAATCGAAATCTGAAATGTATGATTTAGCCTCCAGAAACATCCTacgcatataaaaaaaaaatccccagtAGATCCCATCCCATCCTAATAGCCCACAACTATTACGATGCTGCAGAGCTGGATAAAAATCATACCCTCTTCATATTCTCGCTACTGTTTTGCGTCAcctattatttttccacaaaCTGCTTTAAAACAACATCGTGTCGGTCTGAAAACTCATCAGCATCACTTCGCTGCATGTAAAGAATACGCGGCTACTCAGCTCATCCCCCCCAGTCGCAAGTAGCCTACGGAACGTTATAAAGCCGCTATAGAATCGTCCTTTACGATtgcactggacagtggacatAAGGTCTTGGctcaccttcctcctctcccatgCGTTCGTCCTTCCAGGTACAACAGAGAAGCATCAACCTCATTCACCCTTCGACCGGGAGCTCTGCAAGAGCTTGCCAAAGAGATACAGAAATCCACCCTCCGTAGTCTCCGCCACTACTCCGCACCCCTAACCGAGACCTACTCGGCTAACTGTGTGCGGCGCCTAccggagaaggaggaagatggTTCAAATCAAGTCAGGCAGTCAGGTTGGAAAAGATGAGACTACGGGTTGGCCAACAGAACACAAGCCCTGGAAAGTATTTGAATGCGCAGCACGCTAGATGCGCaatgcattctcatttctcAAAGACATGCACGCCACCGCGATGACAGACGACACGAGATTGTAACCGGCAGATACGGTTAGATGTAACCATTTTCACAGTGCCTATGGGTTTTGAGTGTAGAGAAAAATTAAAGGAAATGACACAGTGATagtattttaatatttttatttgtatttaattgTTTATGAAGCAGTTTAAATGCCGGAATTTCCGGGAACTAGTCAGATGTGCGTCGTGGAAAAAGTGCAATGCCTCCACCACTCCcattaaataaaaatgtaaattcCACGGCACAGTGGGAAGGGTCGACTGCTAGGGGCTCACAGGCAGTTCAAATAGATACAGCACTGGGCATAAAAAACTAAAGCTCATTTCAGTTTGGGTCTAACAACAGTCATCCCACCCGCCAATGTGGGAAATTACCTTTGAACAACATGACATATGATTAATAGGCGAATCTCAACACAGAAAAGTAAGATACACATAACGTCACATGATCACAATATTTAAGggggcaaaacaaacacacaaaatcacacttaATAAAAAAGTTGTACAGTATAATTCTCCACAGTGACTATATGCATGAACTACTGAAAGCTAAAGTAAAACAAGATTGTTACTGAATTTTGTGTTCTATCTTTTTGAGTCAAGTTCAACATGGTGAAAAAACAAATGCAATGGTTGCCTAATAACACGTTGTTtacataaaatatataaaaacaaaattatGTTTGAATATTAAATGACTTAAATGAAACATTCTAGGTCGAGCGACATAAGCACCTCTCCCCCAATAGTGGGGAATCACAATTGTTGTGTATTTTTAAAGCCTATTAGTAAATCATTCATACATGGTATACATCCAAGAAGATTGTTGTGTGAACAggtattctgtttttttttgtggcacATTGGCACAAAGCCACACAACAGGAGAGCACCAGTTCCTTGAGAGGGATGATTTGCATGTTGTGTTCAATGCTCAATCACTACTCATATCTATTGAACATAATCAGAGCTGGACGAGCTCTTCATGCTAACATAAAGTTGACAAGGCAGTGAATCTAATATAAAGAGGCTTAAAGTTGCCGTGGCTAGAGTTGATGATAAAAAGACTATGACAAGCTAGGTGACTACTTTTATTGGAAAACAACGCTGCCATTCACTATCAACTGTACCAGGGCCAAAATAGCAGCTTGTCACAGATAATATTGAGCCAAGTACAGTTCTAAACAAAGAGGCTATCTACCAGCAGTTTGACAGGCCTCAGACCTCATCACTTTGGCATGTCTGAAATGTGGATTTCACCTTGAGGACACAGCTTCCATGGATATTACAATGGGAGGTTGTTCTGTGCTGTTTCACACAAAGTAGCCTTAACGTTTGTTTGGAaagctttgcacacacacacacacacacacacacacacacacacacacacacacacacacacacacacacacacacacacacacacagagagagacacacacacagacatacatacacatacacacagacagagacacagacacacagacacacaggcacacagacacagacacagacacagacacagacacagacacagacacagacacagacacagacacacacacacacacacacacacacacacacacacacacacacacacacacacacacacacacacacacacacacacacacacacacacacacaccttacactaCCTCTGTGGTATGTCTGGAATTTAGGTCTGAAAATAACAATAAAGCTTTGGGCCTGGTCATAAGATTTGCAAAGGTGCTAGTGAATGCTCAAATACAGAATTCCAAAGTGTCAAAGGTAAAAGCCTTAAAACTGCACTAGTGGAGCAAACATtaaatattatttaaaaaaaaaaacagaaacaaacaaacaaaaaacagttgTGTGCCACAAAGGAAAAAATGTTGATGTGGTGCTTGTCAACAACTTGTCAAATGTGCAACATCATGGGTTTGTGGGTATAGAAAAATATTTCCTACTGTATGCGACTTTTGTACATTTAACGGGacttttgtttttatcttttcTGCATATCAAATGTACATTCTAGAAGATCATGCAGTAGCACCATTGTTTCTTGAGGTCAGTTCACATCTCAAGACATCGTTCACTTTCTCCTCCGACCACAGTATTTGCCTTGGCACCCAGCTCCACCTGAGGGCAAAATAAAACGGCTTAATACCTGAGTCTGAGAAAAGTATTcattgtgctttgtgtgtgtgtgggtgtttgtgtgtgtgcgctgttttTAAGTTGTTATGACAGTTGCTATGATATTAAGATGTTCTTTAAGACGCACGGTTGATGCCAAAATGTTGAGACAAACCTCTGTAGCCAGCACCATAGAATCCTTGAATTCCATACTTGGCTGCTTTAGCTGTGAAGTGAAAGGGAAACATTCATTAAAATATAGCCATGGCTTGAATGTTAGACATACAACAGCAGCATGAAGGGGAATGAACTAAGTCATGGGCATACAAAAGGTTGCTCTTAATATAACCATGGTGAAGCACCGTAAGGCCTGTTAGTGGAAAAGATTTGTTAATTAAATGAAACATATGTTCCTCCTCTTGTGCTGTTCCAAATGATGTGCCTTCAGCCAAAACCATGCAGTCCAAAAGTACACTTCATAGAAAATATTGAATTTAATACTAAGGATGCTATGTCAGTAAATACAGTCTGTTGGGCAGTACTGTTCCAGTAATGTTCCTGTAATATTATGGGTCTGGTAGCAGAGGATAAATGTAGCATTTCCAAGGTAATGCATGTCTGAGTCTGTATGGAAAGACTAAGATAAAAATATTTTCCTGAATGCAACCTTGTTTAGACTATGGCTAAAAATGATTTGCATTATTTGAAACAAcagaataaaacagcacctTGCTGTGGCGACAGTCCACCATATCCTAAAAAGGAAACACATACATTTATATGTCAATGTGTATTCTTGAGGAAAAGGGAAAcagcatttacattttaaaaataaccCTGTGGATCCTGTTCCCTGATTCGCATGCATGACCATGTTGATAAGCAACATACGTTCAGCACAAATCTGATGAGTTTTATTGCTCATTACTTTTCACATTCAATACCTTCCCACCTTGCACTGTCCCTACATTAATTCTCATCAGTAAAAAACAGAATAAATCCGTACCTTGCTGTGGCTGTCCAGCTCCATATCCTAAAACAAGAAACGCATATAATCAtcatcaatgtacagtatatcatgtggatggaaaaaaaaacacacaatacgTTTGCATTTTAGGAACATTATGGATCCTGTTCCCAGATTAGCATGAATGGCCATGTTGATAAGAAGATTGATGCTGAACATACATTGTCCTGGATGTTTGCACTGATGATGGTTAATATGAAACCCAAGCACATTTCTATGATGGAATACATATTTGTAAGCTATTAATTAATGCTTTGTTCATAATTTGTAAAGCATTGTCGCTACATTCATTCTCACCAGTAACAACAGAATAAATCAGTACCTTGTTGTGGCAACTGTCCAGCTCCATatcctaaaaaaagaaacacatatAATCATCATCAATTCATGACATTGATGGCATTTAAGGAACATTGTGGATCCTGTTCCCAGGTTAGCATGAATGGCCATGTTGATAAGTAGATTGGTACTGAACACATACTCAGTACCAGTCTGATTAATTTTATAGTTCAATGCTTTTAAATTTAAATgtcatactgtagctcactaCGTTTACTTTTCAATAAACTTTCCACTTGTTAGTCAACGTAAAGCGTTTGCAGCTCTATGGGAAgttacagcatactgtatgtgccccTGAGCAGAGGAATACACTGTGCTGGGTATTTGCACTGATGTTGGGTAACATGCAAACTAAATTTGCATGATATCTGCAAGCAAGCACACTGACCTTTCACCTCTTTACAAACACAACTGAGACTCACAGCTGAGGGCTTCACAAAAGCAGAGTCCAGTTTCCATGAATTCCCTTAGTGTGTTAATTTCCTTACACTATAGTATGTCCGAACAGGATGTGATGCGAGCAATCATTAGTGATAACATTTTGTTTAATTGCATTATTTTCAATTGTCCTGACTGCATCAACACAGCATTTTGAGTGAATGTTTGTTGGACACCCcatttctattttctttctgtcgcTCACATTGCTatgctattttgaatgagatCTATGATGCAATAGAAGGGCATATTTAATGAATTCAGTGTAGACATACAAGACAGTCGCTCGCCCAGATCTTATTAGGACATGGCATTACAGTAATATCACATGTGAATGATGTGAAAATACATAAAGAATTTGTGGTTtagattgtgtaggagtatcCAGGTATGAAGAAACCCTATGAATTTCATTATCTTCAAGTATGGGGAATTATCATAATGTCAAAAAAAGTACACTATACTGTAacataagggataatgtattgtccaccAGTCAGTATCAAAAAGGCAAACAGGACCCTCACACAAAGCGGCCATTTTGCAGCAGTCATTATGAGGAATTATCAGACCTTTGAACCTTACGAAGGCCCATTCGTGTTGATGGAACTTTCTGCAACATACAGAAGAGCCGCATAATAAATACTATTATATACTATACTattaatatattataatataatatatttctACCTAATGGCAAAAGCTGAGGTGTGACTGCGAGTACTTAATAGTCATACATGACTTGGTCATATTAGGGGCAAGTATGACATCATATTAGGGGCATGTATGACATCATATTAGGGGCATGTATGACATCTTGCTAGTCAGAACTGTGTCTGATAGCCAGACACGTgaccactggagagagagagagaaaaatagagaaataTGGAGTAATAGAATTTCTTATTTACAAATCCATTGGCATCCAAAGTAACACCATGCTCAAAAGGGTTACATTTATAGCACACATTATATTGAAAGATATTCTATATTATGAATCTTGCAggccaatgtacagtatgtatgatgtGGTATTGTCAGGTGTTCTGATTGGTAGCCAATTATAGCTATTAATTAGTAATTATTAGGCCGGCACAATAATTACCTCTCTCTGAATTTAAACAGAAACTTCAGGGGATTTCTCAAGAGCCCCCAATAGCTACGTTTATTTAATTAAGGATTGATAGAACTGTGccactgctctctttctctctctctttctcctgggTATAGCTTTCAAACCACTTTACCTGTCTGCCTACAATTTGGATATAGTCCTTTGCCTGCTCCAAAACAAAGGAGAGTCACCAAAagctcagatacacacacacacacacacacacacacacacacacacacacactttcattctaGAGACTGAGTGATTGCACAGTTAAGAGAGAGCCATGGGGAAGACCAAGGGGATCTGCAGTGACCTACCCTCTTTATAAATTTATATCGCAAATGGTCTTTTCctgttttttgccttttttccctGCACTTCGGTCAGTGATCTATGGCACCCGCACTCAGCCTCTGGGAACTTGGCTTCCCACCACGCTGTCTCAGAATGGGTGACATGAGCCAGGCTGGAGGGCGGTGGATGAAATTGGTGTCATGGGCCCCAATTCTACATGCTAGATTGAATCACCCGGGGACAACATGGCTCTCATAATCACCAGGCATGAACTAATCATGGGGAAATGGATGGACGACATTACACTGATCCAAAAACGTCACTACAACATTGACGAATGTTACAATCTGGGTTTTACCTGGGTAGGCTTGTGGATAGCCTCCATAACCTCCTCCGGGCACCTGTGGTACGCCACCTGTGATAAGAGAAGCATTGATTAGACGCTGGCGTGATGAATCAAGCAGAGCATGGGATGTGCAATATGAACCAAGTAATCTGCTATGTGACTTCCACATGGGCATAAACTCCTACAATCTAGCCCTCATTTGCATCCTTCCAAAGATAATCTGGagtgacgtggaaaaaaaaaaaaaaaaattgcgcgAGGCACTGACACCAAAGAGCTCTGCCaacagtgagatagagagagaaagagagagagagagagagagagagagagagagagagagagagagagagagaaagagagcgggatTACCGCTGAAAGCATTACATGTCTGTCACCCCGGGAGACGGGAGGGGCCGGCTCGCCGCTGGGTCGCCACGATAACGCAGCTGTCAGCGGGCCGAGACGACGGCCGGAAATCCCAAACGGCATTATTAAGGAAGCACCCCACTGAGAACTCTAAACGCCCTGTCTAGATCCTTAAGTTTCAGCTCTGTTCCGTCAGGCCACAAGAATAAGTGGGTGACAGAAGTGGCTCTGGTGAATAACGCAGCAAATTGATGACAGTAGGCCTTGGTGTAGCTACAGTAGATGTAGGCCACGTTATGGAAATGAGTACAGGTCACAGGGTGGGACACACAGTACGAACTGCTTTACTGCTTAGGTTTGAAATTCAAATATGACTCGTGAGTCATGACATATCACCTTGTTGTGGGTATCCTGCTCCCAAAGAGCCATAGCCTGAATGGGAGTAGAGTAACAGTACATGGAAAGTTGGATTAAAAGAAACACTGTAGCATTGTGTGGAATAAGCAGTTCTCCACTGATAGCCTGTACTAGAATGCAAAGCTAATGTtgcccctctcacacactgcaAGGCAGCGAGGGGTTTTTTTCCTACTCAAAATATGCTGGAAATTTCTCCAAGGCATTGTTCTATCTACAAACGGCTGGCATCCTAAAATCCGTTACCAAAATTGAGCCCCCTAACGGTTATCTGTCTCCTTGGGGAGCAGCGGGTCTGCTATTTCCTGACTTTTAAGTTTTATTGCCCAGTGATCTAACTGGTGAAGTAATAGCTGTGGATGTGGATGCCGCTGCCGAATCTGCCATGACCGCCCTGCCACAGCTGGCCCTTATCCCACGACAAATGAGGCCGAACGTTGCCATGTGGGTGGAAATGTTCAACCGGTGTGGGCACAGCAGAAGGGGGGGAGACTGACACTGTACCTGGTTTCGGTGGTTTACCGCCGCCTTGGCCAGCGCCAAATTGATTCACACCTAAAACACGAAGCAATTACGATGTCGTTAGAGTCATTTGAGCTGAGGGTTTTGAGTTTACAGACTGCATACCTGATGGTTATCAGACCAGAGCACACGGTCCTGAGAAAATCACGGCCGGTTTTACGGCACATGCTAAAACTTGCTGGAAGCCGTTACAAAAAAACATACCAGCCTCATGACATAGTGCTGCCTAGATATCAACATTAACTGCCAGATCCTGTCAACAAGTTTCATATCTGTCATCATATTCATTCATAATCTGACCAAACATTTGCATTAAAAAGAGCTGGGATTTCTTAGGGAAGTATAGGTTCACATCAGTGGCA
The Sardina pilchardus chromosome 13, fSarPil1.1, whole genome shotgun sequence genome window above contains:
- the LOC134100070 gene encoding uncharacterized protein LOC134100070 → MKGSDERHLYPTVNERHSTAASYEKDGYPLGTGTGGGPVPGTLGVNQFGAGQGGGKPPKPGYGSLGAGYPQQGGVPQVPGGGYGGYPQAYPGYGAGQLPQQGYGAGQPQQGYGGLSPQQAKAAKYGIQGFYGAGYRGGAGCQGKYCGRRRK